The following coding sequences are from one Macaca mulatta isolate MMU2019108-1 chromosome 7, T2T-MMU8v2.0, whole genome shotgun sequence window:
- the LOC144330063 gene encoding uncharacterized protein LOC144330063, producing the protein MATAVAGGAAAPGAERGREPAWRRDLAGAAAGRSGGRRKATRTWAPAQDGAVEGLPRPGPGLPPPARGGLRGAGPATATTAAAGRAGRGGTGPYGAGRGRRRSGLDPRPLASPARLQFPPPLLGTLCGPARSRSLRAEPLVL; encoded by the coding sequence ATGGCGACGGCGGTGGCGGGCGGGGCTGCGGCTCCGGGGGCGGAGCGGGGGCGGGAGCCGGCTTGGCGGCGGGACCTGGCTGGGGCTGCCGCGGGGAGGAGCGGGGGCAGGCGGAAGGCGACTCGGACCTGGGCACCGGCCCAGGACGGTGCGGTTGAGGGGCTGCCCCGGCCTGGGCCCGGCCTCCCGCCTCCCGCCCGAGGCGGGCTGCGCGGCGCAGGCCCGGCGACAGCGACGACGGCGGCGGCGGGtagggcggggcggggcgggacgGGACCGTACGGGGCGGGGCGGGGACGGCGCCGCTCAGGGTTGGATCCCCGACCCCTGGCGTCCCCCGCCCGGCTCCAGTTCCCTCCACCCCTGCTAGGCACCCTGTGCGGTCCAGCCCGCAGCCGCTCCCTGCGAGCTGAGCCTCTTGTCCTCTGA